One Cuculus canorus isolate bCucCan1 chromosome 1, bCucCan1.pri, whole genome shotgun sequence DNA segment encodes these proteins:
- the LOC104055481 gene encoding cytochrome P450 2D17 has protein sequence MSLLLWLGSQLSPSWSNISVLGVFFTVFTLLLDFMKRRRQWSRYPPGPVSLPFIGTMLYVDFQNPLLSFKQLREKFGNVFSLQNCWSNLVVLNGYKSVKEALVHKSEDIADRPYFAMYEHLGYGVKSEGIVFARYGRAWKELRKFTFSTLRNFGMGKKPLEERLVEEARFLCSAVNDEEGRPFDIHCAVNNAVCNVICTIVYGERFNYGDEAFKKLLKLFQDALKEDSGFLPQLLNVVPILSRIPGLSQKVFQAQKGVMDFVDVLIKKHMETWNPAHIRDFTDAFLKEMEKGKEAEENGFHFNNLRLVTADLFTAGSETTSTTLRWAFLYMLLYPEVQSKVHAEIDKVIGRDRSPTMEDQGSMPYTNAVIHEVQRCGDVVPIGLPHMTYRDTELQGFFIPKGTTVITNLSSVLKDESVWEKPNEFYPEHFLDADGRFVKPDAFLPFSAGRRVCLGEQLARMELFIFFTTLMQKFTFVLPEDQPRPRIDSHFSFLNTPHPYQLKAVPR, from the exons ATGTCATTGCTCCTGTGGCTGGGGTCCCAGCTGTCACCCAGCTGGAGCAACATCTCCGTACTGGGAGTTTTCTTTACAGTCTTTACTTTACTTCTTGACTTCATGAAGCGCAGGAGGCAGTGGAGCCGTTACCCCCCCGGCCCAGTGTCGCTGCCATTCATTGGGACCATGCTATATGTGGACTTCCAaaaccccctcctctcctttaaGCAG CTTCGTGAGAAGTTTGGAAATGTCTTCAGCCTCCAGAACTGCTGGAGCAACCTGGTAGTACTGAATGGGTATAAATCAGTGAAGGAAGCCCTGGTCCACAAATCAGAGGACATTGCTGACCGGCCATACTTTGCAATGTATGAACATTTGGGCTACGGAGTCAAGTCTGAAG GGATTGTTTTCGCAAGATATGGGCGCGCCTGGAAGGAGCTAAGGAAATTCACGTTCTCTACGTTGAGGAACTTTGGGATGGGAAAGAAACCCTTGGAGGAGCGATTGGTGGAGGAAGCGAGAtttctgtgctctgcagtgAATGATGAAGAAG gTCGCCCTTTTGATATACATTGTGCTGTAAATAATGCAGTCTGCAACGTGATCTGCACCATTGTCTATGGAGAGCGTTTTAACTACGGTGATGAGGCATTCAAGAAGCTGTTAAAATTGTTTCAAGATGCCCTGAAAGAAGATTCTGGATTCCTGCCTCAG CTTCTTAACGTGGTGCCCATTCTGTCACGCATCCCAGGACTGTCACAGAAAGTCTTTCAAGCGCAAAAGGGGGTAATGGACTTCGTAGATGTGCTCATAAAAAAGCATATGGAGACTTGGAACCCTGCTCACATCCGAGATTTCACTGATGcgtttttaaaggaaatggagaag GGTAAGGAGGCTGAAGAGAATGGTTTCCACTTCAACAACCTTCGTCTGGTGACTGCAGATTTGTTTACAGCTGGTTCTGAGACTACCTCCACCACTCTCCGGTGGGCATTTCTGTACATGCTTCTCTACCCTGAAGTACAGA GTAAGGTCCATGCAGAGATTGACAAGGTGATTGGCAGAGACAGATCACCCACCATGGAGGACCAAGGGAGCATGCCCTACACAAATGCTGTGATCCATGAGGTGCAACGCTGCGGGGATGTCGTTCCTATTGGACTACCTCACATGACATATCGGGACACCGAGTTGCAAGGCTTCTTCATTCCGAAG GGGACAACAGTCATCACAAATTTGTCTTCCGTGCTGAAGGATGAGTCAGTCTGGGAGAAGCCAAATGAGTTTTACCCCGAACACTTTCTAGATGCGGACGGACGATTTGTGAAACCAGATGCCTTCCTGCCTTTCTCAGCAG GTCGCCGTGTCTGCCTGGGAGAACAGCTGGCTAGGATGGagctctttattttctttaccacTCTCATGCAGAAATTCACCTTTGTGCTCCCTGAGGACCAGCCCCGGCCACGGATAGATAGtcacttttccttcttaaacACCCCGCACCCATACCAGCTGAAAGCTGTCCCAAGATAA